A genomic window from Engraulis encrasicolus isolate BLACKSEA-1 chromosome 14, IST_EnEncr_1.0, whole genome shotgun sequence includes:
- the LOC134463101 gene encoding fatty-acid amide hydrolase 2-B-like: MALSYVKRLQMWVTKAVMACLYALFWLLAPKPKAGAPTKVPPVTNPLLKLSATQLAKKICRKEVSSVELVQAHIERIQEVNPLLNALVKDRFSAALLEAAQVDRMIEEKTTGEEEDLAEQLPLLGVPFSVKGSFALQGMPHTSGLRSRVGVLASTDAPPVAYMKKAGAIPLGVTNVPELCMWFECHNRLHGITNNPYRLDSIPGGSSGGEGSLISAGGAVIGMGTDIGGSIRMPSFFNGIFGHKTTSQVVSNDGQHPPCSGRHEDYVSSGPMCRYAEDLLPMLKIMAGPNAQQLSLSQPVELNKLRFFSVLHDGGSPYTSPVDKQLIQAQRQVVAHLESDLGVKVQELCLPELQNAYRIWEVYMGLPDKDGKPPQPFAELMGEGGPSVWPPWELLKWMLGRSSHTMAAIRMALLEMVSGKPPQFILQQKEALERRLEELLGTDGVLLYPPHPLLGYKHHHPLFKPFNFAYTGIFNTLGLPVTQCPLGLSREGLPLGVQVIAWKHQDHLTLASALYLEKAFGGWRDPGAL; the protein is encoded by the exons ATGGCGCTCTCCTATGTCAAACGGCTACAAATGTGGGTCACGAAAGCAGTCATGGCTTGTCTCTACGCTTTATTCTGGCTACTTGCTCCAAAACCGAAGGCTGGCGCACCAACGAAAGTTCCTCCAGTAACAAACCCGCTGCTCAAGCTTTCTGCGACACAGCTTGCCAAGAAAATTTGCCGGAAAGAG GTGTCAAGTGTGGAACTGGTCCAGGCTCACATAGAACGCATCCAGGAAGTTAACCCTTTACTCAATGCCCTGGTGAAGGACAG ATTCTCTGCTGCTTTACTTGAGGCTGCTCAGGTGGACAGAATGATAGAGGAAAAGAcaacaggagaagaggaggacctGGCTGAACAGCTGCCACTACTAGGGGTCCCCTTCTCAGTCAAGGGTTCTTTTGCTCTTCAgg GTATGCCCCACACCAGTGGCCTGCGCTCCAGAGTAGGGGTCCTAGCGAGCACGGATGCCCCTCCGGTGGCCTACATGAAGAAGGCAGGTGCCATACCTCTGGGTGTCACCAACGTCCCAGAGCTCTGCATGTGGTTCGAGTGTCACAACCGACTACACGGCATCACCAACAATCCCTACCGGCTGGACAGCATACCTGGAGGCAGCTCAG gAGGAGAGGGTAGCCTGATAAGTGCTGGAGGAGCTGTGATTGGGATGGGCACTGACATTGGCGGCAGCATTCGTATGCCAAGCTTCTTCAATGGGATCTTTGGCCACAAGACCACCTCAC AAGTTGTGAGCAACGATGGCCAGCACCCTCCCTGCTCTGGTCGGCATGAGGACTATGTGAGCAGTGGACCCATGTGTCGCTACGCTGAGGACCTGCTGCCCATGCTGAAGATCATGGCAGGACCCAACGCtcaaca GCTCTCTCTGTCGCAGCCGGTGGAATTGAATAAGCTGCGTTTTTTCAGTGTCCTACATGACGGAGGATCACCTTACACTTCCCCCGTGGACAAACAGCTCATACAAGCTCAGAGACAG GTTGTAGCGCATCTGGAGTCAGACCTTGGGGTCAAAGTTCAAGAGCTGTGTTTGCCAGAGCTCCAGAATGCCTACAGGATCTGGGAGGTCTACATGGGCCTTCCTGACAAAGATGGAAAG CCCCCACAGCCTTTTGCTGAGCTGATGGGGGAGGGTGGACCAAGCGTGTGGCCTCCGTGGGAGCTTCTGAAATGGATGCTGGGACGGTCCTCTCACACTATGGCAGCAATAC gtaTGGCCCTGCTTGAGATGGTATCTGGCAAACCGCCGCAGTTCATCCTGCAGCAGAAGGAGGCGCTAGAGAGACGTCTGGAGGAGTTGCTGGGCACTGATGGGGTGCTGCTGTACCCCCCTCATCCCCTCCTGGGCTACAAACACCACCACCCACTCTTCAAACCATTCAACTTCGCCTACACAG GCATCTTCAACACCCTGGGTCTGCCCGTTACCCAGTGTCCATTGGGGCTTAGTCGAGAGGGGCTGCCACTTGGCGTGCAGGTTATTGCCTGGAAGCATCAGGACCACCTGACCCTGGCCAGCGCCCTGTACCTGGAGAAGGCTTTTGGGGGCTGGAGGGACCCGGGGGCCCTGTGA